A stretch of DNA from Spiroplasma endosymbiont of Nebria brevicollis:
AGCAATAATTACTAAACTCTTTGAAAATAAAAAATTAAATTTAGCCTATTCAGTTTCCATGACAACAAGAAAACCACGTAATAAAGAACGAGATGGTATTAATTATTTCTTCGTTGATAAAACAACATTTATGAAGAATATTGAAAAAAATGATTTTTTAGAGTACACTAATTTTATTGGTAATTATTATGGTACTAGCAAAAGTTATGTTTTAAATTTGCAAAATCAAGGATATAATGTGATTTTAGAAATTGAAGTTGATGGAGCAAGTCAAGTTTTAAAAAATTATGAACATCGTAACGATATCATGAGTATTTTTATTATGCCTCCTTCATATCAAGCATTAGAACAAAGAATTAGAATGCGTGCTAGTGAAACTGACGAAATTATTGAAAAACGCTTGAATAAAGCTAAAGAAGAATTTAAAGTACAACATCAATATGATTATATTGTTGTTAATGACGATTTAGAAGTGGCAGTATGAGAAATAACTGATATTATCAAAAAAATATTTAATTTAGAATAATATTGAATTCTTTTAAGTGTTAGTTATAAATAATAAAATTATTACAAAATAATAAATATTTAATTTTCTTTTATTCTCTTTGTCTTTAAATGTCAAGATATGTGATAAAATGGAAACGTTAAAGTAAAACTTAGTAAGGAGTTTTTTTCATGGCTAGTAAACCGAATAATAATGTGTATAATGAATCTTCCATTCAAATCCTAGAGGGACTAGAAGCTGTTCGAAAACGCCCTGGAATGTATATTGGTTCTACTGATAATCGTGGTTTGCATCATTTAGTATGAGAAATTGTTGATAATGGCATTGATGAAGCCTTAGCTGGTTTTTGCACTCATATTACTGTCACTATTAATGTTGATAGATCGATTACTGTTGAAGATAATGGTCGTGGTGTTCCCACAGGAATGCATGCTTCTAAAAAAAGTACACCAGAAGTTATTTTTACTGTCCTACATGCTGGTGGCAAGTTTGATACTAATAGTTACAAAACATCAGGTGGATTACACGGTGTTGGTGCCTCAGTTGTTAATGCTTTAAGTGCTTGAATGAGTGTAACTATTAATCGTGATAAAAAAACTCATGAAATTAAATTTAAAAATGGTGGTAAGATTGACCAACCATTAAAGCAAATCGGTAATACTTATAAAACGGGAACTAAAGTTCAATTTTTACCTGACTTTATTCGTGTCTTTGCAGGTTGTGACTGAAATATTCATCTATTTGAACAACACTTACGTGAAAGCGCCTTTTTAATTAGTAATTTAAGTATTGAGTTAATTGATAAACGTAACAATACTACTGAAACATTTCAATATGAAAATGGATTAGTAGCCTTTATGGAATATTTAAATGCTGGTAAAAAAACCATTTCCCCTGTTGTTTCAATAAAAGGTAAACAAAATAATATTGATGCTGAAATTGTTTTACAATATACCGAAGATTATACTGAAACCCTAATTGGTTTTGCCAATAATGTTAAAACTAATGATGGTGGAACACACTTAGTTGGGTTTAAAAGTGGTATGACAAAAGCTATTAATGACTATGCACGCAAGCAAGATTTATTAAAATCCAAAGACAAGAATTTAGAGGGTAATGATTTAAGAGAAGGATTAGTGGCCATTGTTTCGTTACGGATTCCGGAAAATTTAATTCAATATGAAGGTCAAACCAAAGGTAAATTAGGAACACCAGAAGCACGAGTTGCTGTTGATAATATTGTTAATGAAAGATTTTCATTCTGATTACATGAAAATAGCGATAACGCTAAAAAAATTATTGATAAAACGATTAAAGCACGTGATATCCGTAATGCGATTCGTAAAGAACGTGAATCGCTACGCAACAAAAACAAAGATACGCAAAAATTTCTTGTTGGTAAACTGGTACCTGCCCAAACTAAAAATCCAAAAATTAATGAACTATTTTTAGTAGAAGGTGATTCTGCTGGCGGTAGTGCCAAATCAGGAAGAGACCGTACTTTCCAAGCTATCTTACCATTAAAAGGAAAAGTAATTAATGCTGAAAAAACTAAAACTGTTGATTTATTTAATAACGAGGAAATTAGTATGATTATTAATGCCATCGGTGGTGGTGTTGGTACTGAATTTGATATTGAAAACTGTAATTACAGTAAAGTTATCATCATGACCGATGCCGATACTGATGGTGCGCACATTCAAATTTTACTATTGACATTTTTTTATCGGTTTATGAAAGACTTAATTACATCTGGTAATGTTTATATTGCTTTACCACCATTATTTAAAATTAGTTATAAAGTTCAAGAACAAGAGCAATCAGCATACGTATGAAATGAGTTAGAATTAAAAGATAAATTAGAAACCATCCATGGTAAATATGATTTACAACGTTACAAAGGTTTAGGCGAAATGAATGCCGAACAACTATGAGAAACCACTATGGATCCCCATGTTCGTCAACTTATTAAAATCACCATAGATGATGCATTAGTTGCTGAAAATGAAATTCAAACATTAATGGGCGATAAACCAGAAAAAAGACGTCAATGAATCGAAGAAAATATTTCTTTTGATGATAGTGACTATTAGGGAGTTGTATTATGAGTAGTAATGAAGTCAATGAATTTCAACCATTTGAAGAACAAATGTTAGTTTACCCAATTGATAATATTGTTGCAGAACGCTTTGGACGCTATGCTAAGTATATTATTTTAGAGCGTGCCTTACCTGATGTTCGTGATGGTTTAAAACCAGTACAAAGACGAATTTTATATGCCATGAATGATTTAGGACTAACTAATGATAAAGCGTACAAAAAAGCAGCACGGGTTGTGGGTGAAGTAATTGGTAAATATCATCCCCATGGTGATACTGCTGTTTATGCTGCTATGTGTCGCATGGCGCAAGAATGAAAATTAGCTTGGCCATTAGTGCAAATGCATGGTAATAAAGGTTCAATTGATGGTGATAATCCTGCTGCTATGCGTTATACAGAAGCAAGACTAAGTGCTATTTCCCAACTACTATTAAATGATATTAAAAAAGATACTGTTCATTTTAATAAAAACTTTGATGAATCAGAAACTGAACCAGCAATTTTGCCTGGTTACTTCCCTAATTTATTAGTTAATGGTGCTTCAGGAATTGCTGTGGGAATGGCAACTAATATTCCACCTCACAACTTGCAAGAAGTAATTAATGCTGTTATTATGCGAATTGAAAATCCACAATGTACAATTAATGATTTAATGGAACATACTATTAAAGGTCCTGACTTTCCCACAGGTGGTATTGTCCAAGGCATAAAAGGAATTAAAGAAGCATACCATACTGGTAAAGGCCGAATTGCGATTCGTGCTACAACTGCTATTAATATGGAGAATGAATTTCCACAAATTGTTATTACTGAAATTCCCTTTGAAGTAATTAAACAGGATTTGGTTAAAAAAATTGAAGATATTCGTTCTTTACAAAAAATTCAAGGAATTAAAGAAGTTCGTGATGAAACTGACCGTACTGGGTTACGAATTGTTGTTGAGTTAACCCATGATGCCAAAATTAATGATATTTTAAATTACTTATTTAAAAATACTAGTTTACAAATTTATTATAATTTTAACTTAGTAGCGATTGCTAATAAAAAGCCTGTCCAAATGAATTTAGTTAAGATTTTAGATTTTTATATTAACCATCAAGTTATTATTGTTACTAAGCGTTCTAAATTTGATTTAGCACAATTAGAACGCAGATTAGATATTGTTAATGGTTTAGTTATTGCGTTAAGTCAAGTTGATAAAGTAATTAAGATTATTAGAAATTCCACCGATCGCGCTCGTGCTAAACAAAACTTAATAGTTGCTTTTGAGTTTACTGAAA
This window harbors:
- the parE gene encoding DNA topoisomerase IV subunit B is translated as MASKPNNNVYNESSIQILEGLEAVRKRPGMYIGSTDNRGLHHLVWEIVDNGIDEALAGFCTHITVTINVDRSITVEDNGRGVPTGMHASKKSTPEVIFTVLHAGGKFDTNSYKTSGGLHGVGASVVNALSAWMSVTINRDKKTHEIKFKNGGKIDQPLKQIGNTYKTGTKVQFLPDFIRVFAGCDWNIHLFEQHLRESAFLISNLSIELIDKRNNTTETFQYENGLVAFMEYLNAGKKTISPVVSIKGKQNNIDAEIVLQYTEDYTETLIGFANNVKTNDGGTHLVGFKSGMTKAINDYARKQDLLKSKDKNLEGNDLREGLVAIVSLRIPENLIQYEGQTKGKLGTPEARVAVDNIVNERFSFWLHENSDNAKKIIDKTIKARDIRNAIRKERESLRNKNKDTQKFLVGKLVPAQTKNPKINELFLVEGDSAGGSAKSGRDRTFQAILPLKGKVINAEKTKTVDLFNNEEISMIINAIGGGVGTEFDIENCNYSKVIIMTDADTDGAHIQILLLTFFYRFMKDLITSGNVYIALPPLFKISYKVQEQEQSAYVWNELELKDKLETIHGKYDLQRYKGLGEMNAEQLWETTMDPHVRQLIKITIDDALVAENEIQTLMGDKPEKRRQWIEENISFDDSDY
- the gmk gene encoding guanylate kinase; protein product: MLHKKGKLIILSGPSGVGKGAIITKLFENKKLNLAYSVSMTTRKPRNKERDGINYFFVDKTTFMKNIEKNDFLEYTNFIGNYYGTSKSYVLNLQNQGYNVILEIEVDGASQVLKNYEHRNDIMSIFIMPPSYQALEQRIRMRASETDEIIEKRLNKAKEEFKVQHQYDYIVVNDDLEVAVWEITDIIKKIFNLE